AATAAAAGCTCCAACCTTTGTAATTCTTTTATCAAACGGTAATAAAATGCCTTTTTCATCTTTATTATCGTTCATAGATTTAAACTTAATAATAGCGAATATCTGGTTGTTTTTTCCTGGGCGTTTTTGAAAGAAAAATGGTTTCCTTTTATTGCTAAAAAAAAGATAAATGGTTATAACAATAAAAACAGGTAATAATGTAATAAAACCTATTAATGCCAAACAAAAATCTAAAAACCTTTTAAAGAAAAATTTATACATTAATTTGAATTAATTTCAATAAAAATAGCACAACCAATTTACAATCGAACTTTTAATTGTTAAAGCGCTATTTTTTTTGACAAATGGAAATTATGAAATATTTAATGTCAGTTTGTTTTTTGAATGTTTGATTTATAATTTTTGATATTCATAGAATTACTACATTAGACTGGACATAAAGTTAAGTAAATTTTACGATTGAAAATAAGTGAAATTACTATCGAGAATCAAATTTTTGTTATCAAACTAATGTTCTCAATACAATTTTCTATAAAAAATTATTCGAACAGGCATTCAATTGTTTAGATAAATCAAAATTCACAACAGGATAATTTAATATAAAGTTTTGTTTTGCTTGGTCATGTTCTGTGTAAACTTATATGTAGTATCTTTTATGTTAATATGCTTACTATTAATGACTTAATTCCCTTTAGGTAAATATGAATTTTATTTAATCATTTTAATTTTTGTAATCTCTTTTTTGCATTATAATTAGTTGTTAATAAGTTATTAACAAACAGTGTGTTAAGTATTGTTTTTTAATATTTTTGCACCCTTTTACTAGCTGATAATCTAAATTTAGATTTTTTGCGTACATGAAGGTGTCAAACTTATAAAATTACATTATATCGAACAAAATTACTTTTTATCGAATTTATTGAATTTCAAGCTGTATTTAATCTAAAATACCTGACATTTAGTCGATTATAATGATTTTTTTTTTAATATTGTAACACCTTACTTATGTACCCAAATCGAGAACTTATGAAAATGATTTTAAAACCTATGCTACTTTTATTATTTACAATAATGTCATGTTTATCATGTAATAATGAAGAACTATTTATAGAATCTGTTGCCGAAATAGTTGTAGAACCTGAAACACCACAAGAAGATAATGCTAACGAAGATACAGATGCTGAAATAGATTTTGCTTTGCCTTGTGACTTTGATTTAAATACAGTCCAAACAGGAGACACTGTTGTTATTAATTGTATTATGGATTTAGAAGGTCAATCTATCAATTTACCTCCAAACGTAAATCTTGTTTATGAAGGTGGTGAAATAACTAATGGAACTATTAATTTCTCTGAAAATAATGTAATAGATGGCGATTTATTAAATTCAACAATTACAATTACAGGTTCCAAGCCAATATTTAAAGACCCTGTTTTTAATTTCATACCTAATAAATGGGGAATTATTGAAGGTAAGGTATCTGATGAAGTTGCGTTAAATAATAGAAATATTTTAAACAATCTTTTTGATCAAGTTAAAGAATTAGGGATATCTACTTTTAAAATTGATGAAATGGATGCTTATTTTAAAGTAGACGTTTATAGCATTAATAGAAAAGAATATTCTAGTGCTTCTATTCAAATTCCATCAGACTTTCATCTATTAATGGGAGAGGATACCTATCTACGAGTTCAACCGTCTGCAGCACCATCATATGCTTTAATTAGTTTTTTTTTAGTAGACAATGCTAGGATATCTGGAGGGAATTTAATTGGTGATCGATATGAACATGATTATAGTCCTGTGACTGATGATAAGGGTGTAAATAGAGATACTCACGAATTTGGAACATTGATTTATGTTATTGGCTCAGAAAACATTGAAATTGAAGATATTAATCTAAGTAACCCTATTGGTGACGGTATAATGTTCCATTCAGAGACACTTAGGGCTCCAGATGGAACGCTTTATCCAGGTACGAGAGAGGTAAATAATGTATTAGTGAAAAACACTACTGTTGTTGAAGCTAGGAGAAATGGTATTAGTTTTTTAGATGGCAGAAATATTATTATAGATAATTGTGAAATTATAGACACGGGTAGAGGATCTCAAGCATATGACGACTCTGAAGCTAAAATAGCAAGCAGTTCTGGGACTTGGCCTAAATATGGCATAGATTTGGAAGCTATTAGAACAGTACTACCTGACGGAACCTTGAATAGATCTGCTTTAATTGAAATGATAACAATAAAGAATTCAAATTTTAAGGGAAATTTCGCTGGTGATATTGCATTATATACTTGCAACGATGTGACTTTGGAGTACAATACATTCGATTCTCATGTTGGAAATTTCGCAGCTGATAACATTACGATAAGAAACAATGTTTTTAAAGCGCGTTTAGATAGAGATGGTAACCCACATTCCAGAGCGCTGCTTTTGCTTTCAAGGCTGAGCAGTTTTAATGAAGAAGAACTAAATTATTCATACGATATAAGCAACAATAAAATAATTGGATACATAAACGGCATGGTATTGTCAGGAACAGATTTTAAGGTTTATAATAACGAGATTTCAAATTGTGAAAGTGGTATTAAAATAGGTGGTCTTATTGATGCACAAATACACGACAACAAAGTGTATTCACGAGAACCGTATGGAGTCGCTTTGTTTGCACGAGGAGGTTTGGTCAAAAATGTTTCTATTTATAATGAATACTATGATGTATATTATAGACCAATAGATTTTAGAGGTTATAATGATGCAACTTCAGTTGATCACGATTATTTAAAAATATTCGATTGTATATTTAATTCAGCAGGAAATCGTAGTATTTATCTAGATAATAGCCACTATATTGAATTCGATAACCTAACTTCGAATGCGGAGATAGAAATCGTTAATAATAGTACAAATATTATACAGAACTAATTAGTTTTTAGTAGTTAAATGATATTTTGTTTTAAGTTTAGTATTTTACAAGTAATTCAATAAATAAACTGTTAATCAAGCGAGTATCGGGTGTAAATTATCAAGAAATTAATAATGCTATCACTGATTGTATAACTGGATTTTTTTAGTGATTGATTTATTTGATAGCTCTTTTTAAGGTAATGTTATTTCTAGTTCTAAAGAAATTAGTTATGGATACAGAAATATTAATAACTTCAAAATCTCAAACGAAAGTATAAATATAAATCGTCGTCCTATTAGTTTAAATAAAATTCTAAACCTAAGTATTTTAAATTCTACTCAAATTACTTTAGAGGATTGTACTTTTAATACCACAAGAACAGGATTTGAATTATATGTTAACTAAGCAAAAAATATAATATTTATAGAAAATCAAAGTAATAATTACTGAATTTGATATTATTGATTCTGTATACATTATTTTAACTAATGATACAATTAACTAGAATAGTCTCGGTTACAAAATTAGCACTTAATATTTTTAAAAAAGTTTGATGAAAATTTTTCATCAAACTTTTGCACTTAAAACACTAAACTAGTTTGAGTTTTATTACGCTATATTTAAAAAACTAAAATTTATAAAAATTATGCTAAGATTTTAGACATCTTTAATTATGATAAATAATTACCCAATCTATTTATAATTTAGATTTATAGAATATTTTCTCAAAATATTGATAAGAAATATGAGCTAATAAAATTGAGAAGACAATACAAACTAAATTAATAAGAATGATTAAAATTGTACTATTTAAAATATGTATTAACCCTAAATAATTTACTATAAATAGCACCATCACTACAGTAAACATATGACACATATATATTCCGTATGAAATTTTACCAAAATAATTGATCACATTTGATTTTATAATGAACAAGGGGTAATAAGATATTATAGATATTAATTCTAATGCTATAAAGTAAACACCAAAGCATTCATGATAACTTGGGGATACAAATACATTTAAAATGTTACGACATTTTTTTTGGTTCTGTGGCTATTATTATTTACATTAGTTTCTATTTCATGC
The nucleotide sequence above comes from Flavobacteriaceae bacterium HL-DH10. Encoded proteins:
- a CDS encoding right-handed parallel beta-helix repeat-containing protein, encoding MKMILKPMLLLLFTIMSCLSCNNEELFIESVAEIVVEPETPQEDNANEDTDAEIDFALPCDFDLNTVQTGDTVVINCIMDLEGQSINLPPNVNLVYEGGEITNGTINFSENNVIDGDLLNSTITITGSKPIFKDPVFNFIPNKWGIIEGKVSDEVALNNRNILNNLFDQVKELGISTFKIDEMDAYFKVDVYSINRKEYSSASIQIPSDFHLLMGEDTYLRVQPSAAPSYALISFFLVDNARISGGNLIGDRYEHDYSPVTDDKGVNRDTHEFGTLIYVIGSENIEIEDINLSNPIGDGIMFHSETLRAPDGTLYPGTREVNNVLVKNTTVVEARRNGISFLDGRNIIIDNCEIIDTGRGSQAYDDSEAKIASSSGTWPKYGIDLEAIRTVLPDGTLNRSALIEMITIKNSNFKGNFAGDIALYTCNDVTLEYNTFDSHVGNFAADNITIRNNVFKARLDRDGNPHSRALLLLSRLSSFNEEELNYSYDISNNKIIGYINGMVLSGTDFKVYNNEISNCESGIKIGGLIDAQIHDNKVYSREPYGVALFARGGLVKNVSIYNEYYDVYYRPIDFRGYNDATSVDHDYLKIFDCIFNSAGNRSIYLDNSHYIEFDNLTSNAEIEIVNNSTNIIQN